The DNA sequence ACCCCGATCTGACTATGACGCACGtagtagtggggtactccggattaattttgaccacctggggttctttaaggtgcagctgaatccaagtacacgggtgtttttgcatttagcccctaTCGTAATGCGTGCATGTAAATGCGGCAGCAGCGTCCGGGATTTGTTCGCGGGATGTCGTGCCTAGCAgggcaacaccaaagccactaagcaatcacagTGGATCAGCTCTTTACCCACAGAGTAACACAGTAAACGACAAGCTTGGACACTCGAACGTTTTCGCGGTCGAGCTACGGAGATTTGCCGATTCAACTAAGGTGGCAGAGCACATAAAGAAACACGTGGCTGTGGCTACGGCCgtggctagcagcttgacaggcggcacgatcCAACACGTGCGAAGCCCAGTCAGGCCCCCGTCGCCGGCTGGCGGTGTCGTTATTTTGTAAAATCCGGCCGAAGATCATTGTTGGGTTGTTCTGCCAGCTTCTGACGCTACTGCTTCGTCTCTGTTTCATGGTAAGGCCGCAGGAAGTTCTTTTCTTACTCTCTTCGTATTTCGTTATGTCACCGTCAGCCGCATGTACAAGCCGCGGAACGAGTCAcggccatacacagctgctgcccatttgtaACGCTGAAtttcatttcgcattctttttttatttcatcatgCGCAGCAATGAGTGGTGTCGCTAGCGATAACAGCggcgcggcagcgtccgagctgcgaggaACTTTCGaaacaatgacgaagttagaaaataaaataaaatggttcgttaagaaatgtggcCTGTCAACACATGCCGTTCGGTGCATAGAGCTTTATGTTACGTgcagcggcttctgaaaaagTGTGGTGCGCCACTTTTGCAAATGAAATGTGGCTACCTCTAAAGCGGTGatgcagtatggcaataatgcgctctctctcaacctctgtagcaggctatgtgctcTCAGCGTTGCTAGCTGGTTTGCATTGGGATGAAGGTAAGTGTTTTCAAATATTAAGTTTTTTGGAGTCCTTATTGCAGAgagtttcttgtttcttagcatttctAACAGAGCTTTTTTCACCTTAGATaagaaaaatatgcattacaagaaggaacgtagcgtctgaattcaatagctttgaagcctccagtattgttTACCTCCTGCCTGCCAGTCTACGTTTTACAGTAATCTCGACGATTCCTTCCTCAAAGTACACTATACAGCCCAAGGACATCATGCATATTCAAGGGCAaatttccaagtatcagaagCAAATTGCAAGctttcgaagacagcaggtgaagacccccaacacagTCCAAGTGCTTAATTGACTGAGATGCCAATatcttgcagctgtttaatgaggGAAGCGCTGGATTACACATTCGAAATGAGGATGTTGGTGCGTGCCCAATTATTTTTGTAGCCTTTTTATTTTGTCACGCAGTGATTCAACTAATTTTGCTACCTTAATTCACtctccttcgcagaagtacaagaaaaagtGTCAAATTTATTCCTTCTAAAACAATCTCATTTTCAGTAAATTAATTGCTGTTGCGTCTCTGTAgtagttgcaacacgtcttgtGTGTGTTATTATATATGCTTGTGTAAAGTCATTCGCATCACGCCATTATTTTCGATTATTCTCCATTGCTcgcatttcgcagtttcttctcGTTCTCACGCGTCTGCCACTTTTCTCGCATCTATGCTGCActaaattgttgtctgctattttcgcGTTCTTGGCTGTCCGGCAAGCTGATCTATATTAAAGCGAAATGGCACATTTATTTGCGGTACTCCCTTTGGTGTGAGTTATTAGAAGCACAATATCACAAACGATAAAGCTCTGCTTTCGCACTAACAGTTGACACGATCTTTGCGCTAAATTAGAGCTTGAAGCATAagaaatatgaatttaaataaaaCTAGCTTGAAGTGAAACACCTTTGTGCCCTCGTCGTCGCAACGtctaaacagcggcacaagcgcctgcatgaaatcactcgatGTATACGCAACGTTATtggtaacaaaaaaagaaatattaaaagaaacgaaaatgaaaTCCTGACCTCTGCGATTGGTgcatttcgccgattccgctaggtgcgctgagagcgAAAGTTGGTCGTCGCCGGCGCCtacgggagtgtccgctctttacgTTTGCTATATTATTCTATAAGCTTCACCTATAAAGAATTACAACTGCATAGCAAGTATTCAAATGTCAAAGGAGTCTGTGGTTTACAGCTTTGTATGCCCGTCTCTATGCATGTTTCAGTCTCAGAATTGCCTCGgatgttaaaaaaacaaaaagcagctcCGCGTGATCTGCGCCTCGTTTGCGTCTTGCCAGGTCGGGTTCACGACCGCCAAATAACTGCGCGACACCCTTCTATATTAAGGCGGAGACTATATACAGgaatgatggggggggggggcatcgtaTCTGAAAGCCTGATCTCGAATTCGCATGCTAGCCCGTTGAAAACGCACGCTCAAATCTCGCGCTCCCTCTGGTACTAGCCCTCGGACAATATGTAATGCGTGGATATATATAGGCATATATTTCGCGATGGCTAACGGGCAACGGACAGCGCATGACCACTAACGCATTTGGGGACGAGGGAGGTGTGCCTGGTAATGGAAGGTAGTTActacaggacggcttggtcgctgggctttgaaGCTACAGGAATTGGCATTTATTGTCAATTGCAAgtctggacgcctccacaaggacgttgactgcctctctcgtcaccccgtggatcctcctgatcctgctgcgcatgatccggtgatcagcgtgatggcttttactgacatgatcgacatgcgcgctgaacgacaacgcgacgaatccttaGAGTCCATCATCTCCAGactgcaatctggcagcaccaaCGGCACGTTCCGGCTGTTCGTGCTGCACACCGACATCCTCTACTGCCGCAATGTCAGCcttgacggccctgagttgctccttgttcTTCCGCATCATCTGTGATCggtcgctctcgaacaacttcgcGATGCGCCGATGGCGGGACTCCTTGCAGTTTTGCGTACATATGACGGCGTGCGACGCCGCTTTTTCTGGGCGTGTTTCTACCGCTCGGTGCCTCGCTATGTCGGAACTTGCAAATTgcgtcagcgccggaagaaacctcccatGCCACCGGTCAAACGACTCCACGCAATTGAAGTTCGATCTGAACATGACTTTCAAgtaggcctatatatatatatatatatatatatatagtcatatcataaaaagccaacagacactgacaccaaggacagcataggggaaattacttgtgctttataaatgaaatacagaaacCGTAAATTAAAGGAAAAAATGGAAatggacgttccacgtccgccgccaaggtctgtgagtggtggcgctggctaacactcccagggatctactaggacacataaatacccaagaaagtggatggggaaacagcgccgcggtagctcaattggtagagcatcgcacgcgaaatgcgacggttgtgggttcggttcccacctgcggcaagttgtgttgtcatccactttaatttccattaatttatcgtttctttatttcatatattaagcacaagtaattccgcCTATGGTGTCATTGGTGGCAGTGTTTGTCGGTgtcttatgatatcactaatatatatgtatatgtatatatatatatatatatatatatatatatatatatatatagccaactTGTCAAATGTAGGGCTCTTGTCACACATTCCTCTATAGAAACACGATTGAAATTGTAACAATCTAACAACGCGGTTTTGGACCAGGACATAAAACGGAAGCACTGACAACCACGAAAACTGCGGAATCGACTAGCTCAATATTTCTGGTCAGTAGGTAATAAAAGAAGCACTGTTGTAAGCTTTATCAGGATTATCTTACATGGCCCACTAATTAGTCTGTGTTGAGCAGGTCTAAATTTTcatttgaagcaaaaaaaaaaaaagaggttccTCGGCTCATTGTATCGAAGGAGATAGGGAAAGATCCTCTCCTGTGGATTCTGAAGTCGAGGCTCTGGGAAGCAGAGCGTCGATGTTGGCAGTGAAGTTCTCCTGCTGGCACTGCGGCATATGTCAGCTTCGACGATTCTCTCCAATAGCCaacgaaattaaaagaaaaaaggatCTCCCGATAAAGCGCTTTCTACGCTGTGCTTCAGAACATCAACTGTCTAACCAAACTTCCGATGGGGCCCAGTGATGAGCACGAAAATATTCAATCTATCCCACACCGCCACCAAGGGCACATCCGAAGGCTTTATTCCAATTGTGGGAAACACGCTTTCCTTAGTTGGGGCAGCGGCCTAATTTATCTTCTTTTAATATGTAGCTAATGTCCGTAACAGATCAAGAGTCCTTAATTTTAAGCTCAGAGGGCACGTGGGCACATGCAGAATCGACGCTGCGATCGTGGACTCGAGTAACCAGGGAGCATTGCGTCACTCCTTGTTTTGTTGCCCGGTGACCGCCACGTTCTTTTCTTCAATCTTCTCCTTGATGTCGCGAAGTCGCTTCAGTAGTGGTTCGTAACTGCCGTACGCGACACCTAAAATCCACGAGAATACTCCCCGGGAATTAATCTGCCCCTGGACCGCGTCCTCGTACTTTGCGTAGTTTTCGGCGAAGTACTTGAGCACCTTCTCTTTGAGAGCCGGTGGCATAGGAGACTCGGATGCTTCTCGTAGACAGTCTTCGAGCGTGTCACATACCGCGACCCTAATCGCGTTGTGGCGCATGATCTCCGTAGCGCCGTCGGCCAGGAAGGACTGTATGGAGACGAGCAGGCTGCCGATGCTCAGGGCGGAACTCCAACTCGGTCCATTAGGAGCCGTGCCTAGTAGGCTGAGGCAGATGTGCTCGCCGCGGATGTGCGAGTTGAAGGATACTTTTCCAGCGCCAGTCAGGAAACGCACACGAGGCGGCCGCATCGGGTAGTCGGGCGGGCACTTCAACTGCAGGTGGAAGAGGCCACCTTCGAGGGGCGTGCCCCAGGGTCCCACGACGATGGCGTGCAGCACGCTCACGTCGCTCTCTTCCGGGACGACGAACACTCCGGGTGGAGCGTCGGCGTGGAACTCCACCAGGTCCCGCTGCACCCTCTGCAGGCACTGCAGCGTCGGCTGCTCGTTCTTAACGGTGTCCCAGTAATTTTGCATTGGTCGGGCCATTTTTGTCAAGCTTTCGGGACGACGAGGACCCCAGAGCAGATGTCGATGACCCGAAGGTCCTCAACGGCAGCGGTGATTGATGATGATGGGTTCTAAACACATCTATGTTACGTACCCACTACAGGAAATGAGCCTTGACCTGTCTTTGGCATGAAACATTATTAATACCTATAGGAATTAAACAAAGAGCTGAAGAAACCCTCTTTGGAAAGAAAATATTCCATTTTTTAATATTGAATAGTAACGGGTTATTCACTGCAAATCATCCCAAGAAGGACATCTACAAAGGTCGCGTCACCGTCGGAAGGTAACGACTGCGTGGTGACACCATAGATATCAAAATTAAAGGATAAATAAATATTATCTACTTCGCGGTTTTGGGTTACTTTCGGATAGAAATTAAGAAGTTGACTTTGTGTCCTGGTCAGCGTTCAAGACATTACGCTTAAGATTTGGGTCACCGCGCCGTTCGCAAGTTTCTCGCCGAGCAGTGGTTTTGGAAAGCGAGGGTGATAACTgggtgaaacattcaccagttatattgaagaTGATCTATACCTCTGCTAAGGTGTTGATGCTCTTATGCCCGAAAATGGAAAGGTGAAATAGACATTGAAGTGCATCACCGGCGTCATTTCTCACATGTTGATCGCGTAGAGTCTGCGTGTACCGAAGCGGAGTTCATAAAGTTGTGCCAAAGCTACAACGAGATGAGGAGGCCGTGCGAATCGGGAAGCCGCCTATCATGCAGTGGCTGATGAGGCCCCCTCTGCTATGGCCGTCCTCCCTAATCACTCCCCTTGTTAACACAAACCCAAGCATTAGTGCGAGAGCAAGTCGCACGTCAGGTTTCTCGGCGACCGTTCACGCAACTTTTCCAACTGCAGCCGCTGCCACAACCACCCCCCAAAGATTGCGCGCCCCCGAAGCTCCAGCTGATTATTGAAGAGCAATTTCCTGAGGCGCTAACAATGCTGCATCAGCAGCACCTTCTTGCCGATCCACTCGCTTGTCATCGCCGACCACTTGTTGCGATTCTTCCAAGGCCGCTTCCACCCGCTTCTCGTCCTGTTAGTCGACTTGCTCCCGTCTTTGTAAATCCTTGGCGTACGCAGGACAACAGGCCCATATTACTTGCCTGTGGTATAGCCGGACATGTTGCACAACGTTCTCGCCGCCGCATGTTGCACTCTAACGGCTTTGTGCAGACACCTCGCCGCGCCGACGTGCAACCTATTCACCACGCTTGTCCAAGTCGGCAGTCGAGAAGGCCACCAGGCGTGTGCCCGTTACTTACACGTCGTTCACGTTCCCTGCGTCCCTGCTCGTTGTCTCCCATGCGTCGGCGGCTTTCATTCACGCGAGAGGAAAATTCGAGGCCGCAGTTCAGAAGACAGGAGCTGCGTCGCCATTTATCTGTAGAattcctccattgtcgccttcgcaCGTTGTCTATTTTACTGTTAACGGAGTCCATATCGTTACGCTAACTGATAATGTACCAGCCAAGTCGGTAGCGAAAGAACGCCTCTCTCGCTCtctacgaaaagttacgacgccactttcttgGTTTTCTCGCCGCACTGCAAGCGCCCGGTAAGTTCTGCCTTCAGCCGCATGCACAAGACTTGTTATTCATGGTGTTCTCTACATAGTCGTGTTTGTGTTTCTCCCGTGCTTCTCTCAGGACCTTACATTTGGCTGAGTCTTTCTCGCGCGAAACAACGCCGTCATCAGCTGTACGCTCGCTGAGGTTTAGCTATCGGCTCTCTCGGAGGATCACATCGTCGCCGCCCCATCTCATCATGGTAAGCTGGTCCTTGGGGAAGATATTGATATCCCAACGTACCgatctgccgttgttcccgtatTCTGCGGCGGTGTCTCAGAAAGCTTTGACCTTTTCACTCCTATGGAACTCTTCATGACCTGCAAAGATTTTCCGGTCCTTGTTGCCACACCTGATATTTCAGCCATAGTTGTATCGAAACCGCTTCTCTTCTCGTCACACAAAAAAATGGGACCATCCTCTTCTGCGTCGATTGTCTCAGCCCCAATAAGATAACACAAAAATGTATACTTTCTACCTCAACTTGACGAAGCTCTGGACAGTTTGCTAAAAGCTCAACTTTTCTCCTTGGATTGGCACTCGgactactggcaggtcccgatgtcagcagttgatagATCTGGAACCACGTTCATTACTGCAGTCGGTTTATAGCAATTTAACGTGATGGCTTTCGGACTATGCAATTGGCTTGCGACGTTTGAGCCAATGATAGACATCTTCCTCTACTTAAAATGGAGAACGTGTTTATGCTATCTCGGTGACATCGTTGCGTTCGCCTCACATCTCAACACACATCTCTTCCGCCTTAGGCTAGTGTTGACGTTCTtaaccaacgcaggcctgcaattaaagaaaaaaaacgtgaccgatgattacgatactccgtaaCGCGAAATTTAAGCGTAGCTCAATTCGTGAAAGAAGTGTACCTGCTAATATTTTATTTCAGGATTTTATAGTTTCATGGTTTATATTAGGATGAGAACGCATTGAGTAGCATGGCTGGGGCGAACGATCTGTCTCGTCCGGCACATtggcaaacggagcgaagtgtggcgccgttgcctcgctaatcgggcgATCACgacaggcagcgcgtgggtgactaGTGGCTGCGAATCACAGCAGCTACCGCAGACAAACCGCGGTTCATGCAGCGCTTGATGTCCGTATATGGTAGCGGAGGATGCGCTCGCCGCAAGCTTTATCGGTTGCGTCATCGGAGAACAGATGACGGCGCCGTACTCTGgggccatctcgtagcggtcgttgACGCAGAGaccgtcttgcacggcactacgcttttctccttacgctttcgccataccctcctcctccgctttcagcGTCATGGTTCCGCTTTCCCTCCTTCTCAGATTTTCTGTTCGTGCTCACTTAGCAATCGCCGTCTTTCACCCTCCACTGCGCTCcacgtttgctctttcatccttcgctgtactGCCGCGCTCGGTTTTGTAGTGGGAGGAAACCGAGGGACGATGCCAAGGCAAAATGCAGGAACtggtgcctaagagctgtgccCTAAAATTAGTGACGAAGTTAACAACTGGTGTTAAAACCGCAGAGTCAAGGACGATGCGCGGCGAACGCCTCTATTCGAAACCTCAACTCTACAAGAGATGCATAATGTAACGTAACGTTATTGTAACGTAATATTAATAAGCACTGTAATTCAGCGCTCTAATCCAGTAATATATTACATGTGTTTTAGGCGTAAGCTTTAGCTCAGGGACTCCAATCCAGAAACTAGGAAAACGAGAAATTGTTTTTAAGGGCAacgactgcaccaaatttgatgaggttcttttttgcatataaatgaaatagactttaatGACTTTTCAAAGCGGATTTTTGGTTTTGGTGGTGCATGCTTTAAGAAATAGTGCTAAAGATCGGGAAAGAAATCAGAAAAATGAAACCATGAAGTTAACAAATCTGTACCACAGCTGTGAAAATAACTGCTCACGAAAAGCTCTGTAACCCGCTGGCATTCCACaggtaagcagtcttaagtgtctctgccgaagtTTTGTACAGAGAACGTATGTGTATAAAGTGGAAAAGtaattttatagaaagtctaaGGAGCTAGATATTGGTCGTTGTGTGACTGGTGGTCAAGAACACATAAgcgggcagcgcgaaaaaaaggATAAACAAGGACGAAGAGAGGTTAGTGGACAGAAAGTGCAGCCGTCCTGTGTACGTACGTTTCTTTGTCCTTCACCTATTTGCACTGTGTTGTTATGCGTTGAAAAATTCAGAAACCTCCCAGGGGCGCTTTAACGTGGAAGTATTCCGATCTCTTTTGTTCTAATCTCCTAAGGTCAAATTTAAGTAAACActaacgcaagcatcgggcagtgaccaGCAGCGTTGTGAGAACAGCCGAATCAAATGCTCTCTTGCTTAATAGGAGGTTCTTTTGTTTGGTTTGAAAACGAATAGCGTTGCCTATATTGATTGGTTTTTCGTATAATAATGAATGACAAGACGTGACATGCACGgtcaagtggagagagtttccAAGGGGCCGAGCCAACGCAGTTAAACATAGGTAACCGGATgtggagggtggtgccggcgcctccGATTGGACCGCTGCCCCTTCTCTCCTTGCGGTAATTGGTCGCGAATCACGGTGGCGTGCAATGGAAGATTAGGGATACCGCTAAAACGGATCTACAGCGCAAGAAAGTTGGCACAGCATACTTGCCGAAAGGGCTGTTTAATGTTATACTGTCACGTTATACTGTCACGCAAATAAATCCGTGCCCTCCCGCAGGTTCGAATAGTCAGCTCTTGAGTGATCAGCCGGCACCTATCTTCTATCCCTTTCGGAGAAGGGTGATATCTCGGGCTATTGAAAAAACGCAGATTAGTGCGGCATATTAATTCCTCTTGAACGCGTACACGCCGTTTTGACGCGATTTTGTCGCGATATTGTGATTTGTCGTGACAGACAAAGTGGGCGAAGCTCGAAAAACTTTTGATAAATAGCAGACGGCTGATGGCCAATAAGTGCCGAATGCGAaacactttttcttttgttcgacctAATGACGCAAAATTAGTGCGCGTAATTCATATGAGATGGAGAGCTTTAGCTGTTTTAGTGACGCTGTGTGACAATTGGACAGGCAGGGGTGGCCCGAAGACTTTTTGACCAATCGCTTTCGAAGCAGCAAAATTTAGAATAGCTTGAGATTACTTGTTCACATTCACGATTGCCGCTGGAGCCAACACTTAGGTCGGCGCCGAGATACCACATTGTAGAAACTGCATGATATCTCAAGGTAGCTACGTAGATAATTTTAGAATATCTCATTAACCTAAATGCTTTGGTGAAAAAGCTTGTGCGCCGCATTGTCGTTGTACACATTGCATAAACCTCTTATTTAAATTTTGCAAAAACGAACCATTCATGCCTAGTACAAAATAAGATAAGGGTCTGCACAGCTGCTACCGGCAACTACCCTCGGTCCATTACGCTTTCGTTGATGCGTTGCGTCCTATAAAGTCCTTATTTCTACCTTTTATTGATGTTTCCACTTTTAGATCTATTTctccgacagaaaaaaaaactgacgaaTGGGATAGTCCATAATAGGACTTTTGAGCGCTGCTCAATATGTGTTTTCATATCGCGATATTGTcgttggcgcggacaatctgttttcGCGGTGTTTTGATCGGTCTCTCAAGTGCGGGAGACATTCAAGCGCACTTTCTGGCGTGACGATTTCCGCCGTTCCCGACAAGGCTGTTATGATACTTCGACCTCTCAAGTGTTGGAAGCATTCCAGCGTGCTTTCCCATGTCGAGATGATGTCCCACAtgctcgaaaaagcgtcacccctCTACGCCCACAGCAGGCACCAAAGGGAGGACCAAAATGAGATGGCGCTAATGATAAGAGGTCGTTGACTTCACCACCTGACAAAAGCACCGACGCTTCCACAAGTTTCCCAAGGAGACATCGACCACAACAACACCGTTAGGGATTATTGAAGGCCGTCCGGGCACCCGTGTCGGGCAGAACCTCACGACGCTCAGATAGTCACAACCACGTATCAGTGAAGCGAATGCATTCCTTCTATTTTTCGCATGATCACCATACCCGCCTTCGTCGCCGTCTCCTAATTTTTGGGGTTAGAACCCACTTCACTCTGTCGAGGTCGTATaagtggcacattgcaaacggagcgaagtgcggcgcgactgcctcactaatcgggacAATACTCTTGTAAACATCGTAACATATTAATTTAAGAGATAAATTCATATGTCAAATTTATCCGCTTTAGATGGTCTGACGGATGCATCCTACAGAATTACGTTATGTGTTATTGGCGCACAGTTACGGATTTGGAAACAATGTGCTTCTGCATTTTCGAATCTTTGGCATAGTCTCTACAGGATTCCAAGCCATAAATAAAGATTTTGATTCCAACATTCTGTAGACCTTAACTTTCTCGCTCATGTACAGCGTATTTGATTTAATTGGCCAATGAGTTATCAGAGAAAAACATAGCATTTTACGTGTATTTTAATAGGCGCCGTTGGAGTTGGGCTCGAGGTAAAGCTCCCTATTAATAAGCACTAGGTTTTGTCTATTGCCGTGATACTGGGCAGCCTTTTAAGCACCAAAAATCTACGAGATTAAGTTGTTCTGATCTAAAATAGTCTAGCCTGGTGCTTCTGTGGAAATAGTTGACCAAAAGAAATAGAGTCAGTAATGCCTCCTACCGCTTACAATCATTGAAGTACTTTGTGTAATTCTAGTCAGCTTTAAGTACGAAATAGAAGTGATGTTTCGTGGAAGTGAATTAAGCATGTAGAAAGAAGCATTGTGCTCAATTATTCAGGGTTATTTTACGCTGGTCCTGTCACTTTTAGGGTTTGGAAAGTTTTAATcattaatatgcacaagacaaagataatgtggAATATCCtgccaagggaacaagagttcacgaTCGCCCGTTGAGCCtgtagagtctgtaaaggagtaggTTTATCTTGTTAAATTAGTTACTGCGGATCCTGATCACAGGAATGAAATTTACagatgaataaaaatgggttggagtgcttGCGGCAGGCATTGCCTGATACTGACTGGGAACTTATCACTGTCATTGAATAGAAAgatgtgcaatcattgcattctacccaTGCTAACATATAGacggaaacttggaggttgacattaaacctcgaaaacaagttaagatccgcgcgaagagcgatggaaccaaAAGTGTTCAACGTACCGTTAAAATACAGGAAGAGAGCTGTGTTGGTCCGAGAAGAAAAAGGGATAGCCAATATTTTATACgacattaagataaaaaaatgggagctgggcaggccatgtaatgtgcgGGGTCTACAAGTGGTAGACCATTAAAGTTACGCAACGTGTGCCAagcgaagcgcagtcgaggactccaggaaattaggtggggtgatgaatgTGGAAACTTTGCAGGTGCAAGTTCGAATCAGTTTGAactggacaggggtaattggcgatcgcagggagaggccttcgtccggcagtggacgCAATAGCAGGCTAcagttgctgctgatgatgaatcaTCATTTGATGCGATAAAAAAATACCGGACGGAAATGATGGTCAGAAAACCAGAAGGAGGGACGCAAGACGTCGCGTGGGTCCTGGCTCAGGTATGGGAGAAGGCAGTTAAGGAAAGTCTTCTGGGGATGCTACTGTCGAGACTGTTGGAGGGAGTATCGTATTCGGGTGTGAAGCTCGCCTTCTGGCAGCATTTTGTTCCTGCTTTACGATTTCGTCGATCCCCACTAATAGAGAAGAAATACGAAAAGTTGTTGCGGTGACACGCTCCTCTAAAGAGTGCTTTAGAACTTCCAGTATACTGTGTGCTTAAGCTTTTGTTAAAGAAAAATTGGCTCCGAGTGATAGCACAATCAGCCTTTTTTGAATcagaactgcgcatgcgctataccCTAGCGGCTGAGGACCGAAGTAATTTGGCTGGCGCGcggccggactcgactctctcCTCCGACTGAGTGGAGTGCGGTCGTGGCAGGCGCCGCACTTGTCGGTGGAATAGGGCGTCAGCCGTTTCTCAGACTCTTACAGACCGGCACGTATCCATGTCTGGCCGTTTTACACGTAGTTTACCCCGACGTATACCGCGACGATGCCTGCCGGTCCaccgggcagacctccactctagcacacatgctccTGGAGTGCGGGTCGAGATCAAGTTCAGCACGTAGCTGTGGGACTCGCGTCTGCGTGGAACCgttctagacaagcaaatcctggctgtccggcgtgcccgcgacttGCCATTGAttggtgggctagacctgccatTCCCGAAGTGGGACTAGCCAGCTGTGCGACGAGTTCGTGTGCTTGCCGGAACTCCAACAAAGTTCTTTCATCACTTGTCAGCCTTGCCATTTTCGCTGCCGCGCGCACGGAACGCATTTCGAACACTCTTGTCATCGAAATTTGGCGCGATGCCAATGTCGTGTCTCGTTTACGGCTGCACTTCCCGTGACCATCCCTGCAGGGCAATGCGGATTTTCCGATTTCCGTAGGTAAAACGCGATCGACAGCTCCGTGAAGCCTAAAGTAGGGCTGCACTTTGCGACAGGTATGTATTGGGATATGCAGTTTACTTCGCTGTTTTTGTCATTACTGACtcaaaagaataatctcgaagaAGACGCAAATGTTTGCATGAGCTAGCGCGACCTGGTTGTGTGAAAcgtgaagtgttttttttttttttctatcgtctcTGTG is a window from the Dermacentor variabilis isolate Ectoservices chromosome 3, ASM5094787v1, whole genome shotgun sequence genome containing:
- the LOC142574516 gene encoding ubiquitin-conjugating enzyme E2 Z-like, which encodes MARPMQNYWDTVKNEQPTLQCLQRVQRDLVEFHADAPPGVFVVPEESDVSVLHAIVVGPWGTPLEGGLFHLQLKCPPDYPMRPPRVRFLTGAGKVSFNSHIRGEHICLSLLGTAPNGPSWSSALSIGSLLVSIQSFLADGATEIMRHNAIRVAVCDTLEDCLREASESPMPPALKEKVLKYFAENYAKYEDAVQGQINSRGVFSWILGVAYGSYEPLLKRLRDIKEKIEEKNVAVTGQQNKE